One stretch of Rhodoferax lithotrophicus DNA includes these proteins:
- a CDS encoding BufA1 family periplasmic bufferin-type metallophore translates to MNRRTLCASSAASLMSLALLTGQAAAAEKEKCFGIAKAGQNDCASVTGVHSCAGQSKVDMDKGEWKYVAKGTCKEMKGLTLDEVKAGMKKV, encoded by the coding sequence ATGAACCGTCGTACCCTTTGCGCCAGCAGCGCCGCCAGCCTGATGTCCTTGGCTTTGCTCACGGGCCAGGCCGCCGCCGCCGAAAAAGAAAAATGCTTTGGCATTGCCAAAGCCGGTCAAAACGATTGCGCCAGCGTGACCGGTGTGCATTCCTGCGCCGGTCAGTCCAAGGTAGACATGGACAAGGGCGAATGGAAATACGTGGCCAAAGGCACCTGCAAAGAGATGAAAGGCCTGACCCTGGATGAAGTCAAAGCCGGCATGAAGAAAGTCTGA
- a CDS encoding sigma-70 family RNA polymerase sigma factor — MTVSPEVPFEQQLVSHRAGLLRFARLQLRNQAWAEDAVSETLLVALSKPQAFQSRSQLKTWLVGILKHKVIDMLRLHGREISNSASDDDNVDMLDLVGFKPDGHFAEMPADWGNPEQDLNNQQFMKIMDACVEKLPAAQGRLFLMREWLELSVEEICKELNLTATNLYVQLHRARLRLRECLGLNWFTQTQRPS, encoded by the coding sequence ATGACCGTTTCGCCGGAAGTCCCCTTTGAACAACAGCTTGTCAGCCACCGGGCGGGCTTGTTGCGGTTTGCCCGGCTGCAACTGCGCAATCAGGCATGGGCTGAAGATGCGGTGTCTGAAACTTTGCTGGTCGCCCTGTCCAAGCCGCAGGCTTTTCAGAGCCGCTCCCAGCTCAAAACCTGGCTGGTGGGCATTCTCAAACACAAGGTGATTGACATGTTGCGCTTGCATGGGCGCGAGATCAGTAACAGCGCGAGTGACGACGATAACGTTGACATGCTGGATCTGGTCGGTTTCAAGCCCGATGGTCACTTTGCCGAAATGCCGGCCGATTGGGGCAACCCCGAGCAGGATCTGAACAACCAGCAATTCATGAAAATCATGGATGCCTGCGTGGAAAAACTGCCTGCTGCCCAGGGGCGCCTGTTTCTGATGCGTGAATGGCTGGAACTATCGGTTGAGGAAATTTGTAAGGAATTAAACCTGACCGCGACCAACTTGTATGTTCAATTACACCGGGCCCGATTGCGCTTGCGCGAATGCCTGGGACTCAACTGGTTTACCCAAACCCAAAGACCGTCATGA